One Nitrospirota bacterium genomic window, TATCGCGCTGAGGGGATCGGCAATCCCCACGCTCCGATCCGTCGTCGGAACGTTATGATCCGGCACGGCCAACGTGGCGCCTGAACGCCGCGGCCGGCGGCCAGACAGCTTGAGCCCTTCAAACGCCTGTGGCGATGTGACTTCGTGAACCAGCTGGCGATCGATGTAGAGCAGGGTGGTGCCATCCAGTTCTGCCCGGACGACGTGGGATTCCCATATTTTTTCGAATAGCGTCTGAGCGGCCATGATTACTCCTCAATGATCGGTCTCTCTCGACGGGTACCGTCAAGGATCCACATTATACAGAGTCCTACTAGGCTCTGTGCAAGAGCGTCCGCCATATTCTTGTGTTGGGGCGCGGGACGTGGTACCAACGCCCGATCGGAGGGAAAGAAGGCCCTCCCAATGGCACGACCAGAGGATGTTGCCGTCATGACTCAGATGTGGACCAATCCCGTCGTGATCGAATGGACTCAACGGCTGCTGGACAGCTATCGGCATTGGACCAGCCGAGACTTGATCGATCGTATCGGCGAGGCGGACGCCCAGGCCTATCAGCTGTTTCACAGCCCGTTTGCCGTTGTCTCGCATGGAGCAGAAGCGGATCCCCTCCTCAACTACGGCAACCAGGTGGCATTGGACCTATGGGAGATGACGTGGGACCAGCTCGTCCAGACGCCTTCGCGGCTCACTGCCGAACCAGTCAATCGGGCCGAACGCGAAGGGATGCTAGCGCAAGCCAAGGCTCAAGGCTATTTCGATAGCTATCGAGGGGTGAGGGTGACGTCAACCGGCCGCCGTTTTCTTGTCGAGAACGCCCTCATCTGGAATGTCGTGGATGTAGAGGGCAAGCCAGTCGGGCAGGCGGCGACCTTCTCGCAATGGACCTGGCTGACCGAGCAGGATGCTGAAACAGGCCCGTAGTGTTCAGGAAGACTCAGGCAGGGATCAAGGCTGGTTAGGTCCAGAGTTCGATCGGGCTTCGATGGACGATGGCCCGGAGAATGTCGCTGGTGGTCAGGATACCGACCGGGTGACGCGAGTTGTCGACGATGGGAATTGCGCCCACATGTTCACTGAGCATGAGACGGGCAATCTCTTGGAGCTCTGTGGTGGGGGTGGCGGACAGCACCTGATTGCTCATGACCTGTGCGAGTGTCTGTCCTGCAGAGGACCCCGGTGAGCCGGACGATTCCAACTCATGTGCGTAGGGCAACAGATCGCGGTCCGATACCAATCCGACCAGGGTGCCATGGATTGACGTCACGGGAAGGTGGTGGATGCCTTTGCGCTTCATGACCGTCCATGCCTCCAGCAGGGCACTGTCGGACGGTAACCATGTAACGGGCGAGGTCATCAAGTCCTGAGCCTGGAGTGCCGGCTTAGGGAGAGAATGTTGATGGGCCTGTTGCTGATAGGCTTGCTGAGCCAGGCGTGCCGAAGGGTCGGCGTTCTGGCCCTCCTGCTCCGTTGAGCGATGCTCGCGATCAGCCGTGCTAGCCTGAGTGGCCGGTGGGCGTGAGGCTACCGGTAGCGCAGGATGTATGCTGGCGATGCCACTGACCGCAGGGATGATAGCCATAGCTGTCCTCGTAACGTCTTTATCGGAGGCTAGCGGTAAGTACTTAAGCTCGGAGGGTTCAGCTGGCGATCTGTCGGGGGCAAGAGGGGGGGTATTCTATCAGGTTCAGCATCCTGCTAGGTGGGAGGAAGGAGCTGGAATCGCAGACAAGGTTGACCGTCAACGGTCACCGTTTCCAGGAACATGGTTGCCGGTCTAATCCAGAGGCCGCCTTCGCCGTAGAGTGCACGATAGACGACAAACTCCTCTTCCGTTTCAGAATGTCGTGCGACCCCCAGCACTTCATATTCGTGGCCCTTATAGTGTCGATAGCGACCAGGCTGTACCATCGTGTATCCTTCCTTCCTGACGTCCTACTATAGCGGGAACATACAATGAGTTCACAGAGTCCGGTTTCCATGCGTAAGGCACATGATGTCATCGTCATTGGCGGCGGATCGGCTGGTTATGCCGCGGCCCGAACGGCACGCGATGCCGGCGTCGACGTGGCGATTGTCGATCAGGGTCCGCTCGGAGGGCTCTGTATTCTGCGTGGCTGCATGCCGACCAAGGCCATTCTTCGGTCTGCCGACGTGGCAGCCCTGTTGAGGAGGGCGAAGGAGTTCGGGCTTTCTCCGGTTTCGGTTCGGGCCGATCTCTCGGCGATCGTGGATCGGAAGGATCGTCTGGTCCGGGAGTTTGCCGACTATCGCATTGAGCAGCTTCACGATCCGAAGTTCACACTCTATCAATCGCGGGCGGTCTTTCAGTCGCCCCACGAGATTGGCATCGGTAGTAGGGTCTTGTCGGCCGGTTCGGTGATCCTGGCCACCGGGTCGAAGCCCAGTGAGGTGCCGATTCCCGGCTTGGCCCAAGCCGGCTATTTCACGAGCGATACGATTCTGGATCTCCGGACCCAACCGGAGTCGTTGATCGTCCTGGGCGGTGGGGCCGTCGCTCTTGAACTCGGTCAGTTCTTTGCTCGACTGGGGACCAAGGTCACGATCATTCAGCGGGGACGCACGCTGCTTTCGGGGATGGACGAGGATGTGGGCCGCGCGCTGGAAGCCGCATTGATCGATGAAGGCATCGACGTTGTCACGGGCGCGCAGTTGCTGCGGGTGACTCACGACGAAGCAGGGAAAAGGGTGTGGGTGATGAAGGACGGACGGGAACAATCTTACCTTGGTGCAGAGATTCTCCAGGCCTTGGGCCGAAAGCCCAACATCGAAGGGCTTCGACTCGATCTGGCGGACGTGAAGGTGGATGGCGGGCTGGTCGTTGTCGATGCCGCCATGCGGACGTCGCAACAGCATATCTATGCTGTGGGCGATGTGAACGACCTGACGCCGATCGTGCATCTCGCCATTCAGCAAGGAGAGATTGCGGCGTACAACGCGACACATGCGGATCAACCGGCAAAGACGATCGATCATCGTCTGGATACGGAAGTGGTCTTTACCGATCCGCAGATCGCAGTGTTGGGACTCCATGAAACGCGTGCGGCGGCCGAAGGGATCCCCTATCTCACCGCTTCCTATCCTTTTGCCGATCATGGGAAGGCGCTCTGTCTTGGCGCGAAGCATGGCTTCGTGAAACTTCTCTGTGCGCCACAGACGGGTGAGATTCTTGGCGCGCAGATCGTCGGTCCGGAGGCGGGTGAACTGATCCACGAACTGATTGCGGTGATGTATTACCGTGGGACCGCAGCCGACCTCCTGCGCATGCCGCATTACCATCCCACGTTGGCGGAAATTATGACCTATCCGGCGGAAGCCATTGTCGAACGGTTGGGCGCATGATGAAGACCTTATGCCAGCTCACGCTCAGCCTCTTCTTCGTATCCTGGTTGGGGTGCCAGCAACAGACCTGGGAGTCGGCGATGGCGGCAGGTCAGCTGGCCATACAGCAGGGCAATTATGCCGAAGCGGAACGGCTGCTTCTCCTGGCGGTGGGTAAAGCAGAAGAGTTCGGTCTGGAAGATCGACGAGTGGCAGTGAGCCTGTCGCAATTGGCGCAGATCTATGCCGGTCAAGGGAAGTATGTGGAGGCGGAGCCGGTCTATCTGCAGGCGTTGAAGATCTATCAAGCCGTGC contains:
- a CDS encoding CBS domain-containing protein, with the translated sequence MAIIPAVSGIASIHPALPVASRPPATQASTADREHRSTEQEGQNADPSARLAQQAYQQQAHQHSLPKPALQAQDLMTSPVTWLPSDSALLEAWTVMKRKGIHHLPVTSIHGTLVGLVSDRDLLPYAHELESSGSPGSSAGQTLAQVMSNQVLSATPTTELQEIARLMLSEHVGAIPIVDNSRHPVGILTTSDILRAIVHRSPIELWT
- a CDS encoding MEKHLA domain-containing protein; protein product: MARPEDVAVMTQMWTNPVVIEWTQRLLDSYRHWTSRDLIDRIGEADAQAYQLFHSPFAVVSHGAEADPLLNYGNQVALDLWEMTWDQLVQTPSRLTAEPVNRAEREGMLAQAKAQGYFDSYRGVRVTSTGRRFLVENALIWNVVDVEGKPVGQAATFSQWTWLTEQDAETGP
- a CDS encoding DUF1653 domain-containing protein, giving the protein MVQPGRYRHYKGHEYEVLGVARHSETEEEFVVYRALYGEGGLWIRPATMFLETVTVDGQPCLRFQLLPPT
- a CDS encoding dihydrolipoyl dehydrogenase, translated to MRKAHDVIVIGGGSAGYAAARTARDAGVDVAIVDQGPLGGLCILRGCMPTKAILRSADVAALLRRAKEFGLSPVSVRADLSAIVDRKDRLVREFADYRIEQLHDPKFTLYQSRAVFQSPHEIGIGSRVLSAGSVILATGSKPSEVPIPGLAQAGYFTSDTILDLRTQPESLIVLGGGAVALELGQFFARLGTKVTIIQRGRTLLSGMDEDVGRALEAALIDEGIDVVTGAQLLRVTHDEAGKRVWVMKDGREQSYLGAEILQALGRKPNIEGLRLDLADVKVDGGLVVVDAAMRTSQQHIYAVGDVNDLTPIVHLAIQQGEIAAYNATHADQPAKTIDHRLDTEVVFTDPQIAVLGLHETRAAAEGIPYLTASYPFADHGKALCLGAKHGFVKLLCAPQTGEILGAQIVGPEAGELIHELIAVMYYRGTAADLLRMPHYHPTLAEIMTYPAEAIVERLGA